From the genome of Sporomusa sphaeroides DSM 2875:
TCTTTTGCTCACAGTTATCACAGTGCTAGCCGGCCAGGGTGCCTTTTTTCAGGGTTGTCAGCGTATCCTGCAGACTCTCCAGTGAATCGAGGGCCTTGCCTGTTCCCAGGGCAACACAGGATAAAGGATCTTCCGCCAGGTAGGTGGGAATGCCTGTCTCCTGGTTAATCAGCTTGTCCAGCCCATGAATCAACGCTCCCCCGCCTGTCATTACAATGCCGCGGTCAACAATATCGGCTGCCAGTTCGGGCGGCGTCTTTTCCAGTACCGACTTGACGCATTCGACGATCAGCGATACCGGTTCAATGAGCGCTTCCCGGGTTTCAGCCGAATTCACCCGCAGGGTTTTGGGCAAGCCTGATACCAAATCCCGGCCGCGGATTTCCAGGGTTTCGTTGCGGCCATTGGGATAGGCGGTAGCGATAGCAACTTTAATTTCTTCGGCGGTACGTTCACCAATTAATATATTATATTCCTTTTTGACATGGCGGATAAGCGCTTCATCAAACTTATCGCCGCCGATCCGGAGCGATTCACTGACAACAATCCCGCCCAGACTCAGCACAGCCACATCGGTAGTGCCGCCGCCGATATCTACCACCATAGCCCCGCAGGGCTCGGCAATCTCCAGACCGGCCCCCAGCGCCGCTGCCAACGGTTCTTCGATAAGATAGGTCTTACTGGCTCCTGCCTGCACGGCAGCTTCCAATACCGCCCGTTTTTCCACGGTAGTCACACCGGAAGGAATACATACCATGATTCTGGGTTTGAAAAAGAAACTCTTGCCGGCCACTTTCTGGATAAAGTGTCTGAGCATAATTTCAGTGGTGTCATAATCGGCAATTACCCCTTCGCTTAACGGACGGATGGCAATAATGTTGCCCGGTGTCCGGCCAAGCATCCGGCGCGCTTCTTCACCGATAGCCAGAATACGGTTAGTGTCACGGTCAATAGCCACCACCGACGGCTCCCTCAATACAATACCTTTTCCTTTTATGTATACTAAAACGTTGGCTGTTCCCAAATCGACGCCAATATCCATTGTCCCAAACATGTAGAATCTTAATCCCCTTTCACGTTATCTTCCTTATTCCCCGGGCTTGTCTTACCTTGCGGTAAAGAAAAAGGAGGAAACAATAAGATAATCACAAGTGATTTAATTATTCTACAAATAAATTAAAAGTCCTCTAT
Proteins encoded in this window:
- a CDS encoding rod shape-determining protein; its protein translation is MFGTMDIGVDLGTANVLVYIKGKGIVLREPSVVAIDRDTNRILAIGEEARRMLGRTPGNIIAIRPLSEGVIADYDTTEIMLRHFIQKVAGKSFFFKPRIMVCIPSGVTTVEKRAVLEAAVQAGASKTYLIEEPLAAALGAGLEIAEPCGAMVVDIGGGTTDVAVLSLGGIVVSESLRIGGDKFDEALIRHVKKEYNILIGERTAEEIKVAIATAYPNGRNETLEIRGRDLVSGLPKTLRVNSAETREALIEPVSLIVECVKSVLEKTPPELAADIVDRGIVMTGGGALIHGLDKLINQETGIPTYLAEDPLSCVALGTGKALDSLESLQDTLTTLKKGTLAG